The Branchiostoma floridae strain S238N-H82 chromosome 10, Bfl_VNyyK, whole genome shotgun sequence genome has a segment encoding these proteins:
- the LOC118424344 gene encoding uncharacterized protein LOC118424344, with translation MPKILLTNARSLTNKLDELNIVLTSNKIDVSVVTETWFSADLPLEASCIEGYSQIRKDRTERRGGGVAIYIKNDIASRPLDLVVPEELECAWVHLRPKRLPREVSSLALCAVYSPPASPHEGVLLEHLSESIDLLRNSHPDIGLVILGDFNRLDISDLCCFSSLQQVVEAPTRGEAVLDLILTNVSSFYESPVTAPPIGRSDHVCVIMPGKHRQTSNTVHKKVVRPMRDSDSRAFGSWITTHSWDEVLLATSAESKCDAFYSTLKCAVDKYFPTKVVRLHCRDKPWVTPCIKALIEKRQKAFHKGNTSAWKRYRNRVIREISTAKRNHYRDKVEHLKTADPKEWYRNIKDMTGIRRDQGNQILGVDNTNPKEAANAINTYLAAASQQFPPLSLDELPSFLPACSPPPVVTVWDMYHQLRKVKVGKAAGVDNISPRLVREFAFELSSPMTDIFNTSLAEGSVPSIWKKANVVPVPKENPPRLDKLRPISLTSIFAKICEGGQTSVTPVECTNRPRQPSQLD, from the exons ATGCCAAAAATCCTGCTGACGAACGCCCGCTCACTGACCAACAAGCTTGATGAACTTAACATTGTTCTGACGTCCAACAAGATCGACGTATCAGTAGTGACGGAGACGTGGTTTTCTGCCGATCTACCTCTTGAAGCATCGTGTATTGAAGGCTACAGTCAGATTCGTAAAGACCGTACCGAGAGGAGAGGGGGTGGAGTTGCAATATACATAAAAAACGATATTGCAAGCAGGCCTCTGGACTTGGTTGTACCTGAGGAACTGGAATGCGCATGGGTACACCTTCGGCCAAAACGGCTTCCGAGGGAGGTCTCATCCCTGGCCCTTTGTGCTGTATACAGCCCCCCAGCCTCACCTCACGAAGGTGTTTTGCTTGAACACCTGTCGGAGTCCATCGACTTGTTGCGGAACTCTCATCCAGATATAGGACTAGTCATACTTGGAGATTTTAACCGCCTGGACATCTCTGATCTTTGCTGTTTCAGCTCACTTCAGCAAGTCGTTGAAGCCCCAACTCGTGGCGAAGCTGTCCTGGACCTGATACTGACTAATGTGAGTAGCTTCTACGAATCTCCCGTCACAGCTCCCCCCATTGGTCGTAGTGACCACGTCTGTGTCATCATGCCagggaaacacagacagacatctAACACTGTACACAAGAAGGTAGTACGTCCGATGCGTGACTCGGATTCCAGGGCGTTTGGATCTTGGATCACCACTCACTCTTGGGATGAGGTTCTGCTAGCCACCTCTGCCGAGTCCAAGTGCGATGCCTtctacagtactttgaagtGTGCGGTGGATAAGTACTTTCCGACTAAAGTGGTGCGCCTCCACTGCAGAGACAAACCATGGGTCACTCCCTGTATCAAAGCCCTAATCGAGAAACGCCAGAAGGCTTTCCACAAGGGTAACACAAGTGCCTGGAAACGGTATCGGAACAGGGTTATACGGGAAATCTCCACTGCTAAACGAAACCACTACCGGGACAAGGTTGAACACCTCAAGACTGCTGATCCCAAGGAATGGTACCGCAACATTAAAGACATGACCGGCATACGTCGTGACCAAGGCAACCAAATCCTGGGCGTTGACAACACTAATCCCAAAGAAGCGGCTAATGCCATAAACACGTACTTGGCAGCAGCCTCCCAGCAATTCCCACCGCTGTCGCTGGACGAACTGCCGTCCTTTCTGCCTGCGTGTAGCCCTCCCCCGGTGGTCACAGTGTGGGATATGTACCACCAACTCCGGAAAGTGAAGGTAGGAAAGGCTGCCGGCGTTGATAACATCTCTCCCAGACTAGTGCGGGAATTTGCGTTTGAGTTGAGCTCGCCTATGACTGACATCTTCAACACCTCTCTTGCTGAAGGATCGGTGCCCTCCATATGGAAGAAAGCCAACGTTGTTCCTGTTCCGAAAGAGAACCCACCACGCCTTGACAAATTACGGCCGATCTCGTTAACTTCCATCTTTGCTAAGATATGTGAAGG AGGCCAGACTAGCGTCACACCCGTCGAATGTACAAACCGACCTAGACAACCTAGTCAGCTGGACTGA